A segment of the Terriglobia bacterium genome:
TGCTGGCCAGGTAAACCGGCGCCGATCCCGCCGGCAACGTGATGAACGTCACCGTGGACCCCTGCGCCAAAGGCGTGAAGACTGACAGGGAATCGTCATTCTTGTTGGCGACCAGCGCCTGGGCCGTGAGGGCTGCGAAGGCAGCGTGCACCGGGCTGCGTCCGACTACGAAGTTGCCGATGTTGGTGTCTCCGGAGATATCTACGGAAGTGGACATGCCCGGAGAACCATTGTTGTTGCTAAGGACCACGGCGACGCGGGCGGCTTGCGGGTCGCCGCCGGGCTTGAGAACGGGATTGGCCACCGGACGGTAGACATCGCCGCAGCCGCTCAGCAACACCCACGCCAACGCAGCCGCAATGCCGGCGGGCACACTGCGACGCCGTTTCCGGAAGGTTACGGATGTTTGCACCGGCGGCAGGGAGTGTTCGACGTATTTGCCCATGAGGAAATTTCTATTGTAATCGGCGGGCAGCCTGGGCGCTAGTTCCTGGCGCAAAGCTCAACATCGCAGGCTTCAGGCTCCAGGCGTCAGGCTTCAGGCGGCAATGTTTTTGGGTCTGCGGCGGAACTCGACGGTCCCCGGGATCCGACGCCTGAAGCCTGACGCCTGAAGCCTCAAGCCTGTTCCTGCCTTTGGTACGATGCTGGGCAGCGAACCTGGCGCCGCCAGTCATTTTGCACGCCCTGCTAACCCAGCACGTTTTGGTCGCCGTAGCCGTCACCGCGGCGTTTGCCTCGGCCGCATGGCTGTTGCGCGGAGCGACGGCGGGAGGAGCGCTGGCGGGATTTGCCATCGCACTGGCGTTATTCGTGACCGCTGGACCGGGCGGGTTCGCGGCGCTGGTAAGCGTATTCTCCGTTGCATGGTTGACGACGCGGCTTGGCTACCGGCGCAAGCAAGTGCTGGGCATCGCGGAGAACGCGCGGGGGCGTTCCGCCGCGCAGGTGCTCGCCAACCTGGGAGCTGCCGCCGGGTTTTCAGTCGCTGCGCATGTCACGGGGTATCCCGCGCTGCTGGCGGCAGCGATGGCTGCCCTCGCCGAAGCGGCTGCCGATACGGTTGCCAGCGAATGTGGCGAAGCGCTCACCGAGCGCGCGTACCTGATTACCACGATGCGCGCCGTGCCGGCCGGCACCAATGGCGGCGTCAGCATCCCGGGAACGGTCGCCGGAGTAGCGGCGGCGGCGATGATCGGCGCCGTAGCGACAGCAACCCGCGTGGTGCCGTGGTCGGCCTTGCCCATCGTCATCGGGGCGGGAGTAGTGGCGACGGTCATCGACAGCGTGCTCGGCGCCACCCTCGAGGAACGTGGCCTCATCGGCAATAACGGCGTGAATCTCACCAGTACCATTGCGGCTGGGATGATCGCGCTATTGCTGGGGAAGCTCGGATCATGAACAAAACCGTATTCGCCTGGGTGCACAATGCGGGCCGGTGCGAGGGAGTGCTCGACCGCTCATCCCATTAACTCCAAAGTGCTATCTCCAAAGTCCTGTTTTTTTGGCGCAACATCTGGGCTAACATCCGCGTCTAAGTGGGAGGCAGTGCTCACTATGCGGTGGCGGACCTTCATGATCGGCTGGACGATGGCGCTGGCGGTGCTGTTGATCGCCCATCCTAAGCCTCCGGCCGGCAACGAAGACGTGGGCACCGCGGTGGTTGAACTCACCTACGCTGCCCCACCGAACTCGCCGGCCAACCGGCAGTGGAACGCCAATGTCGGACATGCGCCGCGCATCGTGGCGCCGCTGGTCGAGCTGGATGTCACTCCGCGGATGCGTGCCGACGCCAACTACCTGCTCAGCATGGAAGACATCGCGCGCTGGGAAGAACTGCACGGCCACGTGCCTCCATACGCCGTGGTGATGGCGCGCAGTGACGTGCCGGTCCGGTGGCGCTCGCAGCCCGAGAGGCGCGGACACGTTGACGGCAACGCCGGACGCTTTCCCGGATTCAGCGAGGACGCAATTCGTTTTCTGGTGGAAGCGCGCTACGCCTACGGCCTGGGCACCGAGACGCCGGCCAACGGGCGCTCGGTGGTGCTGGTTTATCGCCCCGGGAAATAGCAGGCTCCTCCATACCCCACGCTCAGAACTCACAACTCAGAACTCACAACTGCTTCACTGCGGAAACCACGAAGGGTACAGCCGCCAGAAGACGTAGCTGGCCGATTCGCGAAGCACGGCCGAGATTTTCGCGCCGGCCGTGTGCGGCACCGAACCTGGGCGCGGCGAGCCGTAAGCGACAATGCCATAGCGGCCCATCAGCCGCTTGATGCGAAAGATGTGGTAGGCGTCGCTGACCGCGACCACGTTGCGCATACCGTTGGCGCGAAGGATGGCGCTGACGCGCTCCGCCGATTCGGCGGTGTCCTCGCCTTGGGTCTCGGCGATGAGGGAGCGGTCGGGAATGCCGCGGCGTGACAGGTAGTCGCGGCCGACTCCGCCCTCGGAGAACTTGGGATCGGCGCCGGCGCCGCCGGTGGTGATCACCATGGGCGCCAAACCGCGCTGGAAAAGCTCGTAGGCATGATCGAGGCGCGCGCGATACACGGGCGATGGCCGGCCGGCGTATTCCGCCGCGCCAAAGACGACAATGGCGTCCGCACGCTGCGCTTCATCACGATTTCCCTGCCGCACAATGAAGAAAGCCGAGACTGCGAACGCCGCCAGCACAATCGCGACGCACCCCGCCGCGAGTTGGCGCACGATGGCGCTTGTACGGCGAGCGGATCGTTGCAGAGCGGATGCGGCGGATGGATTCACGGCAGGCCCAAGTTCCGGCGGCTTCATTCTCCGCCGAGGGTGTCGGCGATCGCCTGCCGGGGGACTGCGCCTTCGCGCAGGACACGCCAGCCGCCCTCGCTGAGGTCCACGATGGTCGAGGAGACGTCGCGCGGCGACGGCCCGCCATCCACGATGATCGCAATCCTTTCCTGCAGTTGGTCGCGCACGGCAGAAGCCGTGGTGCACTCGCTCGCCCCGCTAAGGTTGGCCGAGGTGGCGGTGATCGGCACCCCGGCAGCGCGGATCACGGAAAGTGGAATGTTGGCCGAGGGAATACGCAACGCCACGTTGCCGGTGTTGGCGGTCACTTTCAACGGCAGGCGCGACGCCGCCGGAACGATGATGGTCAGCGGTCCCGGCCAGAATTTCCGCGCCAGCTCATAAAATTCGTCCGGCAGCGGATCGCGCGCCAGCATCTCCGCCTGCTCCTCGCTCTCAATCAGCAGCGACAACGGCTTGTGGCGCGAGCGCGATTTGATTTCGTACACGCGCTCCACCGCGCGCAGGTTGAACGGATCGGCCGCCAGGCCATAGAAGGTGTCGGTCGGCATGCCCAGCACCTGGCCGGACTTGATCTGCTCCGCCGCATAGGCCACCAGCGAAGATTCGGGCGTGTCGCTGTTGATCTTGAGGATTTCGGCGCGCACGCTCATTCGTGTAGAACTCATCCTGGCGAACCGCGAATACTAACTTACCATCGGCGCGAGCCGCAAGGGAAGCGGCCCGGAGCGAGGTGGCACGCCGAACCGCGCCCCCGCAGGCCCAAATTGGGCCTGGGTGATACTGGAACAGCGGGGCGGCGTATCATCGTGCCGATGGCCGAATACGATCGCCTGCGCCGCGTATCCAGCCGCCAGAATTCGCTGGTCAAGGAACTCCGGCGCGCTTTTCACGATGGCGAACCGGCCGCGGACGGATCCATCGCCATCGAGAGCGTCCGCACCATCGAGGAGGCAATCCGCAGCGGGCTGCGCTTTCGCGCCGTGTTCTTCGCCGAATCCGCGCAGCCCCGCGCCGGCCGCCTGTTGCCGCAATTCTCGGCCAATGTCGAAATCCTGCTCCTCCCCGACGACGTGTTCCAGAGCGTGGTTGCCACGGAAACGCCGCAGGGCGTGGCGGCGCTGGTGCGCCTGAAGGTCCACAAGCTCGATGAGCTGCTGGCCGCGCCCGGGCCGCTGATCGTGGCCGCTGCCGGCGTGCAGGACCCCGGAAACCTGGGCACGATCATCCGTTCCGCCGAAGCATTTGGCGCCGCCGGCTTGCTGGTGGGAGCGGGGACGGTGTCTCCCTACAATCCCAAGGTCGTGCGCGCGTCGGCGGGTTCGCTGTTTCGCTTGCCAGTGGTGGGAGTGGAATTTCCGGCGGTGCTGGCCGCGCTCCGCGATCGCGGCCTGAAGTTGCTGGCCACCTCGTCGCACAAGGGCACGGCGCTGGAGGAAGCGGATCTTACCGGTGGCGTGGTGGTGCTGATCGGCAACGAGGGCGCCGGTTTGCCGAAGGAGATCATGCGGCAGGTGGACGGGCAGGTATCGATTCCGCACGCGCCGGGCGTCGAATCTCTGAATGCCGGCATGGCGGCGTCCATCGTGCTGTACGAAGCTTCGCGACAGAGGAGGGCGCCAGTTCACCACCGAGACACCGAGGCCACCGAGAAACACCGAGAAGAATAATTTCGGAGGGTTGGGGACATATGAGCACAGGAGCCATGGCAGTGAGATCGGCAAGGTCGGGCGAGCGATTTTTTCGCGATCAGACCGACCCAGTTATTGGAGCAGCCATCGAAGTGCACCGGGTGCTTGGGCCGGGACTGCTCGAAGAAACTTACGAAAGCTGCCTCTGCCACGAGTTACATCTTCGTGATGTCGCTTTTCAACGCCAGGTTCACCTGTCCATTGTTTACAAAGGTATTCGCCTTGCTTCGGCCTATCGCATCGATCTGGTCGTGAATGACTTCGTAATCGTTGAACTCAAGGCAGTCGAACAGATCCTGCCATTGCACGAAGCGCAGCTCTTGACGTATATGCGCCACACCGGAAAACGAGTAGGGCTTCTGATCAACTTCAATGTTCCGATACTGAAGAACGGCATTCGCCGTCGCGTTCTTTGATTTCTCGGTGCGCCTCGGTGGCCTCGGTGACTCGGTGGTGAAACAGTAATCGTGAGCCTGTTCAATCCAATTCGTCGCCCGGATGAGCCGCCGGACCGGTCCACGCCGCTGGCCGATCGCATGCGCCCGCGGTCGCTCGAGGAATTCGTCGGCCAGCAGCACCTGCTCGGGCCCGGCAAGCCGCTGCGGCTGCAAATCGAGCGCGACGATCCCGGCTCGATCATCTTCTGGGGTCCGCCGGGAGTGGGCAAGACCACGCTGGCCAAGATCATCGCCCGCGTCACCAAGGCGGACTTCATCGAGTTTTCCGCCGTGCTTTCCGGCATCAAGGAAATCAAGCAGGTGATGGCCGACGCGGAAAAAGCCCGCCAGTTCGGCACCCGCACCATCGTTTTCATCGACGAAATCCACCGCTTCAATAAGGCGCAGCAGGACGCGTTTTTGCCGCACGTTGAGAAGGGCAACATCCGGCTGATCGGCGCCACCACGGAAAATCCTTCCTTCGAAATTATCGGCGCGCTGCTCTCGCGCACACGCGTGTACGTGCTGCATCCGCTTACCGAGCAGGAAATCGTGGTTCTGCTGCGCCGTGCCCTGGAAGATCGCGAACGCGGGCTGGGCGAAATGAAGGTGCGTGCCGGAGATGCCGTGCTGCAGCGCATTGCGGCCTATTCCAGCGGCGACGCCCGCTCGGCATACAACGTGCTGGAGGTTGCCGCCGGCATCGCGGGCGAGAACGCCGAGATCACCGACCCGATGGTGCGGGACGCGCTGCAGCGGCGCGTGCTGCTCTACGACAAGACGGGCGAAGAGCACTACAACCTCATCTCGGCGCTGCACAAGTCGGTGCGCAACAGCGATCCCGATGCCGCGCTCTACTGGCTGGGCCGCATGCTCGAAGCCGGCGAAGACCCGCTCTACGTTGCCCGCCGCGTGGTGCGCATGGCGGTGGAGGATATCGGCCTGGCCGACCCCAATGCGCTTTCGCTGTGCATGGCGGCGCGCGATGCGGTGGACTTCATCGGTATGCCGGAGGGGAATCTCGCGCTCGCCGAGGCGGTGGTCTATCTCTCCGTCGCGCCCAAATCGAATGCGCTGTACACGGCGTATGGCGCGGTGCGAGCCGACGTCGAGACCACCGCCGCCGAACCGGTGCCGCTGCACCTGCGCAACGCGCCGACCGCGCTGATGAAGAACCTCGGCTACGGCGCCGGCTACCAGTACGCCCACGATCTCGACCAGAAAGTCGCGGACATGCAGTGCTTGCCGGACAATCTCCGCAACCGCACCTACTACTATCCGACGGTGGAGGGAGTGGAGAAGCGCATCCGCGAACGGCTGGAGGAGATCAAGCGCAAGCGCGCCCAAAAGCGAACTACAAAGGACACGAAGGACGCAAATGCGAAAGAAACAGAATAGAAGATGGACCCTTGCGGCTCAGATCACCCGATCACCGGATCGCCCGATCACCCGATAGATTCATCCGAAACGCGCGCGGTGTTCCTTCAGGATGCAGTGGTCCATGACGACGAAGATGCCGGCGCGGCGGGCCTTTTCGGCCGCCTGCTCGTGAATGACGCCCTCCTGCATCCAGATGGCGGGAACTTTCAACTGGATGGCCTGGTCCACGACTCCGGGCACAAATTCCGGCCGCCGAAAAATGTTGACGACGTCAATCTTCTCTTTCACCTCGAGCAGCGAGCCATACGACGGCTCGCCGAGCGCGTCGGTGATGGTCGGATTGACGGGAAGGATGCGGTATCCCTGCGACTGCATGTACGCGGCGACTCCGTGACTGGGGCGCAAGGGACTATCGGAAAGCCCGACCACGGCGATGGTACGCGCGTTCTTGAGCAGTTCTCCGATCGGATCGGCCTTGCTGATCGGCACGGCGGTTCTCCTGGCTGGCTCAGCAATTGTAGCTAAGAGCTACCCGAAGCTGCTCTTCTTCTCCGTCCGCTCGTGGAACATCTTGAGCGCGACCTTGCGCACGGTCTCGGAGATATTCTTGTTCATGGTGAGCGTGCGGAGATCCATATTCAGCAAATTCTTGATGATGGTGAGTTGCACATCCAGCGGGCAGCGCGGGTTGTTGGCCAGGGCCCGCACGATGGCGTAGGTCTTCATGAACTTACGCTTGCCGGCGATGCCGCGCAGCACGCTTTCCTGCACGTTTTTCATCGAGGCGAACATCTCCACTTCCTGGTCGTTGATCTTGGGCGACTCCAGCACCGCCGACGACACCACCTTGGAACCGTCGCGAATCAGGATGAAGCGCTCCTCCTTTTTGCCCTTGATGGCCAACTGCACGCGCTCGCCGACGGTGAGGCGCGAAATTTTCTGCAACGGCGAGATGCGCTCATCGTCTTCTCTTTTCGCCGCTTTCTTCACCGCCAAGGCGGCGGCCGCCGGGACCGCGGCCGAGGGCACAGTTGCACCCGGCACTGGTTCCACGGCCTGCGGCTCCGCTTCCGCGTCACCCACAAGCTGAAAGCCCTTCCCTTCCTCGGCCGCGATTTCCGCCGCATGCTCGGCCACGTATTGCGCGACTGCCTCCTCGTACTCGGCATCCTCGGTGAGCTCGGCCGCTTGCTCCGTGGTTGCGGTCCTCTCCAGCGCCTCGCGTACCTGCTGCACCTGTGACGGCATCAGCACCGGGTTCGAAGCGAGCGCCTGCAGCACGTTCGCCGACGCCTTGGCGCGCGCGGTGGCCAGCAGCAACTGCACCGATTCCGCCGATTGTTCCTGCGCGATCTCCAGCAGCGCGGATTCCGGAATGGCGGGATTGTCGAGCAGCGCCGGCATCAGGCGCGGGCGGCGGTTGTGCAGGAAGTATTCGAGGACATCGTTTGGACTGGCGGGATCGGAGCACACCGCGCGGCACGCTGCCTCGTCCCAACTGGCGAGAGTCAGCCGCGCGTCTTCCCCGAACAGCGGCGTCGAGGCCAGGTACACCAGGATCTCGATCATCTCGGCGGCAGGCAGCGCGAGCGCGCCCTTGGACGCCGAGCGCATCACGTTCGCGGGCACCGCCGATTGGCGCATCAGGTCGATCATCCGCGGCATGGATTCACTCCCCTTCCGCCGGAGCGGCGCTCCAGTTCATCCACGACCCGCTCCAGCTTATCCATCATCCGCCTGCGGCCTTGCGCAGCGTCATCGTCAGGATGGCGGTCACGGGCTTCGGCGGCGCGGAACGCATCCGCCAGCGCGCGGTAATACCACAGCGTGCCCTGTTTGCCTTTGCTGAAGCGGTTGAATACTTCGTCGCCAATCTCGTAGTGGTCGGCGAGAACGGCACGCGCATTGTGTACCTTGTCGGCGATGGAAACCAGGCGCACCTCCGGATCGGCCGCGCGCTCCACGTGCGCGATGTACTTCTGCTTGCGCTCGCACCAGGACGCCTTTTTGTCGGGATCGACTTCGTAGGAATCGGTACAGCCGTCCACGATGCGCGCCACCTTCGCGCCGAACAGCTTGCGGATCTCCTCCAACCTGGGCTGCCCGCCCTGGTCTTCGACCGCATCATGCAGAAGCGCCGCAATCGCCATCTCCTCGTCGCCGCCCGATTCCAGCACCAGCGACGCCACCCCAAGCAGGTGCCCGACATAGGGAATGTCCTTGCCCTTGCGCGGCTGCTCGCGGTGCAGCCGGGCGGCGTACACCAGCGCGTCGTTGAACTTGTCGCTCAGCGGGCGCGAGAGAACGCGCTTCTTGTGCTTGTGCGAATCGGGCATGATTATTTCGCCGCCTGCTGCTCCTGCCGCCGCATCATCAGGTACGCCCGGATGAAGGGCTGCAAATCGCCATCGATAACGCGGTCCACGTCGCCCATCTCCATGCGCGTGCGCAGGTCCTTCACCATGCGATAGGGCGCCAGCACGTAGGAGCGAATTTGCGAGCCGAAATCGATGTCGAGCTTCGAGTCCTCTATCTTCTTCGACGCGGCGCGCTTTTTCTCCAGCTCAAATTCGTACAGCCGCGAGCGCAGCATGCTCATGGCACGGTCGCGGTTCTTGTGCTGCGAGCGCTCGTTCTGGCAGCTCACCACAATCCCGGTCGGGAGGTGCGTGATGCGCACCGCTGAATCCGTGGTGTTGACGTGCTGCCCGCCCTTGCCGCCGGAACGATAAGTGTCCACCCGCAGGTCTTCCGGCTTGATGTCCACCTGGATGGACTCGTCGATTTCCGGCGAGACGAACACGCTGGCGAACGAGGTGTGGCGCCGCTTGGCCTGGTCGAAGGGCGACATGCGCACCAGCCGGTGCACGCCGATTTCGCTGGTCAGCAGCCCGTAGGCGTAATCGCCGTTCACGGTAAACGTCGCCGACTTGATTCCCGCCTCTTCACCGGGCTGATAATCGTTGAGCACGGTCTGGAAGCCTTGGCGCTCCGCCCAGCGCATGTACATGCGCAGCAGCATCTCCGCCCAATCCTGCGATTCGGTTCCGCCTGCGCCCGGATGAATGGTGACGATGGCGTTGCGCGCGTCGTTCTCGCCGGAGAGCAGCGTCTCCGTCTCGAGCTTCTCGACGCGCTCGCGCAAGGAGGCGATCTCGCGCCGCAGGTCGGCCGACACGTTTTCGCCCTCGCGCCCCAGCTCGAAATAGGCGTCGAGGTCGCTGATGCGCCGCGCCAGCTCGGCCTCGGTGGACAGCATGTCCTCCAGGCGCTTGCGCTCGCGCATTACGGTCTGCGATTTTGCGGGATTCGACCAGAGGTTCGGGTCGGAGGCTTCTTTTTCCACCCGCTGCATCTGCTCGCGCAGCCGGGGTACGTCAAAGATACTCCCGCAGCTCGCGCACCTTGTCGCGCAACGGGAGATATTCCTGTTCCAGTTCTTCCAGCATACGACAACCTTGTCACAACTTCAGGGCAGCCGCAACGACTTGTTCACCACCGAGACACCGAGGCCACCGAGAGTTATTTTTTCGCAATTCTCGGTGAGTCTCGGTGATCTCGGTGGCTCGGTGATGAATCGGACCATCAAGACTGCAGGGTCGCCCGGCGGACGGCAACTCGCAAAACGAGCACTACCAAAGAAATTATCGCACACAGCCACACGAACCAGTTCCCATGACGGGTGTAAAACGTGGTGCCGCTCACCACGCTGTAGGGCACGTCCAGCGAGGTGCGCACGTTGCGCGGGGCCTGCGCCACCACGCGTCCAAACGGATCAATCACCACCGTGAGGCCGGTGTCGGTGGCGCGCACCAGCCAGCGATGGTTCTCGATGGCGCGCATGCGCGCCTGGTTCAGGTGCTGTACCGGCGCGGCGGTCTGGCCGAACCAGGCGTCGTCGGAGATGTTGACGAAAACCTGCGCCCCGTTGTTGGCGAACTCGCGAATCTCCGCCGGGTACACCGCCTCGTAGCAGATGAACACCCCCATCTGGTAGTTCCCCAGCGCCAGCGGCCGGCGCGATTCACCGGGAAGGAAATCGCCGACCTCGCGCGTGAGCTTGCCGGCAAAAGTCAGCAGCCGTTTATACGGAACGTACTCGCCAAACGGGACGAGGTGGATCTTGTCGTAGCGCGCGATCCAGTCGCCATTGGGCGCGACGACCGCCGCCGAATTGTAGAGTTGCGACGCCGGCTGCCCGGGGTTGGACACGCCCAGGCTGCCCACCACCATGGTCGCATGCGCGCGCCGCGCGACGTCGCTGACTGCGGCGCGGAATTCCGGACTTGTTGTGAAGAACGGCGCCGGCGACTCCGGCCACACCACCAGGTCCGGAGCCGGTTCGGTGGGGCCCAGCTCGCCCCCACGC
Coding sequences within it:
- the prfB gene encoding peptide chain release factor 2 (programmed frameshift) produces the protein MLEELEQEYLPLRDKVRELREYLDVPRLREQMQRVEKEASDPNLWSNPAKSQTVMRERKRLEDMLSTEAELARRISDLDAYFELGREGENVSADLRREIASLRERVEKLETETLLSGENDARNAIVTIHPGAGGTESQDWAEMLLRMYMRWAERQGFQTVLNDYQPGEEAGIKSATFTVNGDYAYGLLTSEIGVHRLVRMSPFDQAKRRHTSFASVFVSPEIDESIQVDIKPEDLRVDTYRSGGKGGQHVNTTDSAVRITHLPTGIVVSCQNERSQHKNRDRAMSMLRSRLYEFELEKKRAASKKIEDSKLDIDFGSQIRSYVLAPYRMVKDLRTRMEMGDVDRVIDGDLQPFIRAYLMMRRQEQQAAK
- a CDS encoding cyclase family protein, which encodes MRWRTFMIGWTMALAVLLIAHPKPPAGNEDVGTAVVELTYAAPPNSPANRQWNANVGHAPRIVAPLVELDVTPRMRADANYLLSMEDIARWEELHGHVPPYAVVMARSDVPVRWRSQPERRGHVDGNAGRFPGFSEDAIRFLVEARYAYGLGTETPANGRSVVLVYRPGK
- a CDS encoding replication-associated recombination protein A; this encodes MRPRSLEEFVGQQHLLGPGKPLRLQIERDDPGSIIFWGPPGVGKTTLAKIIARVTKADFIEFSAVLSGIKEIKQVMADAEKARQFGTRTIVFIDEIHRFNKAQQDAFLPHVEKGNIRLIGATTENPSFEIIGALLSRTRVYVLHPLTEQEIVVLLRRALEDRERGLGEMKVRAGDAVLQRIAAYSSGDARSAYNVLEVAAGIAGENAEITDPMVRDALQRRVLLYDKTGEEHYNLISALHKSVRNSDPDAALYWLGRMLEAGEDPLYVARRVVRMAVEDIGLADPNALSLCMAARDAVDFIGMPEGNLALAEAVVYLSVAPKSNALYTAYGAVRADVETTAAEPVPLHLRNAPTALMKNLGYGAGYQYAHDLDQKVADMQCLPDNLRNRTYYYPTVEGVEKRIRERLEEIKRKRAQKRTTKDTKDANAKETE
- a CDS encoding DUF92 domain-containing protein, whose product is MVAVAVTAAFASAAWLLRGATAGGALAGFAIALALFVTAGPGGFAALVSVFSVAWLTTRLGYRRKQVLGIAENARGRSAAQVLANLGAAAGFSVAAHVTGYPALLAAAMAALAEAAADTVASECGEALTERAYLITTMRAVPAGTNGGVSIPGTVAGVAAAAMIGAVATATRVVPWSALPIVIGAGVVATVIDSVLGATLEERGLIGNNGVNLTSTIAAGMIALLLGKLGS
- a CDS encoding threonylcarbamoyl-AMP synthase, translating into MRAEILKINSDTPESSLVAYAAEQIKSGQVLGMPTDTFYGLAADPFNLRAVERVYEIKSRSRHKPLSLLIESEEQAEMLARDPLPDEFYELARKFWPGPLTIIVPAASRLPLKVTANTGNVALRIPSANIPLSVIRAAGVPITATSANLSGASECTTASAVRDQLQERIAIIVDGGPSPRDVSSTIVDLSEGGWRVLREGAVPRQAIADTLGGE
- a CDS encoding RNA methyltransferase, which translates into the protein MAEYDRLRRVSSRQNSLVKELRRAFHDGEPAADGSIAIESVRTIEEAIRSGLRFRAVFFAESAQPRAGRLLPQFSANVEILLLPDDVFQSVVATETPQGVAALVRLKVHKLDELLAAPGPLIVAAAGVQDPGNLGTIIRSAEAFGAAGLLVGAGTVSPYNPKVVRASAGSLFRLPVVGVEFPAVLAALRDRGLKLLATSSHKGTALEEADLTGGVVVLIGNEGAGLPKEIMRQVDGQVSIPHAPGVESLNAGMAASIVLYEASRQRRAPVHHRDTEATEKHREE
- a CDS encoding HD domain-containing protein, with the translated sequence MPDSHKHKKRVLSRPLSDKFNDALVYAARLHREQPRKGKDIPYVGHLLGVASLVLESGGDEEMAIAALLHDAVEDQGGQPRLEEIRKLFGAKVARIVDGCTDSYEVDPDKKASWCERKQKYIAHVERAADPEVRLVSIADKVHNARAVLADHYEIGDEVFNRFSKGKQGTLWYYRALADAFRAAEARDRHPDDDAAQGRRRMMDKLERVVDELERRSGGRGVNPCRG
- a CDS encoding CoA-binding protein, whose protein sequence is MGELLKNARTIAVVGLSDSPLRPSHGVAAYMQSQGYRILPVNPTITDALGEPSYGSLLEVKEKIDVVNIFRRPEFVPGVVDQAIQLKVPAIWMQEGVIHEQAAEKARRAGIFVVMDHCILKEHRARFG
- a CDS encoding GxxExxY protein; this translates as MAVRSARSGERFFRDQTDPVIGAAIEVHRVLGPGLLEETYESCLCHELHLRDVAFQRQVHLSIVYKGIRLASAYRIDLVVNDFVIVELKAVEQILPLHEAQLLTYMRHTGKRVGLLINFNVPILKNGIRRRVL
- a CDS encoding YdcF family protein, with translation MRQLAAGCVAIVLAAFAVSAFFIVRQGNRDEAQRADAIVVFGAAEYAGRPSPVYRARLDHAYELFQRGLAPMVITTGGAGADPKFSEGGVGRDYLSRRGIPDRSLIAETQGEDTAESAERVSAILRANGMRNVVAVSDAYHIFRIKRLMGRYGIVAYGSPRPGSVPHTAGAKISAVLRESASYVFWRLYPSWFPQ